One genomic window of Dehalococcoidia bacterium includes the following:
- a CDS encoding PQQ-dependent sugar dehydrogenase, whose protein sequence is MLDRDQEFALPAGEEPLAQTGPTRGQLGRLLPLVALLFVAACTSQRSAPRHAPPAATAKQQLALRQAGLNPSPPQQPSDPPLLVATQPDLPPADAPLAAVSVAVPAALNGAYPDGRTLNLPAGFQASVYALPGGGPRFMALSPDGRVFVALISSGQVVELADDGGGAATAQTVIDGLNAPSSLSFFGGYLYVGEINEIVRYPYTDGSVETSQKQVVVPNLPGGGHSTLTVDFGPDGLMYVAVGSSCNVCVERNPLRAAITVYQPDGSAGRTYASGLRNAVGFTWQPGTGDLWATVNGRDNIGDDMGLSGAAATQATDNLPPDYLTRITDGGNYGWPRCYGDHQLDPKFGDAAFCATTLVPSVEIQAHSAPLGLAFYRGTAFPQPYQGDLFVALHGSWNRSVPTGYKLVRLHFENGQPAAVIDFATGFLTGGQAWFRPVGILELPDGSLLVSDDQGGAILRISYGP, encoded by the coding sequence GAGTTCGCCCTGCCTGCCGGCGAGGAACCCTTGGCTCAAACCGGGCCGACGCGCGGACAACTCGGGCGCCTGCTGCCGCTGGTGGCGCTGCTCTTCGTCGCTGCATGCACCTCACAGCGGTCCGCGCCACGTCATGCACCGCCCGCCGCCACGGCGAAGCAGCAGCTCGCGCTGCGCCAGGCGGGGCTCAATCCCTCGCCGCCGCAGCAACCCTCCGACCCGCCGCTCCTCGTCGCCACGCAACCGGATCTGCCGCCGGCCGACGCGCCGCTGGCGGCTGTTTCCGTCGCCGTGCCCGCTGCCCTCAACGGCGCGTACCCGGACGGGCGCACGCTGAACCTGCCGGCGGGCTTCCAGGCGAGCGTCTACGCCCTGCCCGGCGGCGGGCCGCGCTTCATGGCGCTCAGCCCCGACGGTCGCGTCTTCGTCGCCTTGATCAGCAGCGGCCAGGTCGTAGAGCTCGCCGACGACGGCGGCGGCGCGGCCACGGCGCAAACCGTGATCGACGGGCTGAACGCCCCGAGCAGTCTCAGCTTCTTCGGCGGCTATCTCTACGTCGGTGAGATCAACGAGATCGTGCGCTATCCCTATACGGACGGGAGCGTCGAGACGAGCCAGAAGCAGGTCGTCGTACCGAACCTGCCCGGCGGCGGCCACTCGACGCTCACGGTCGACTTCGGCCCGGACGGGCTGATGTACGTCGCGGTCGGCTCATCGTGCAACGTCTGCGTCGAGCGGAACCCGCTGCGCGCCGCGATCACCGTTTACCAGCCCGACGGCAGCGCGGGCCGCACCTACGCCTCCGGCCTGCGCAACGCCGTCGGCTTCACCTGGCAACCGGGCACCGGCGATCTGTGGGCGACGGTGAACGGCCGCGACAACATCGGTGACGACATGGGCCTGAGCGGAGCCGCGGCGACACAGGCGACCGACAACCTGCCGCCCGATTACCTGACGCGCATCACGGACGGCGGCAACTACGGCTGGCCGCGCTGCTACGGCGACCACCAGCTCGACCCGAAGTTCGGTGACGCGGCCTTCTGCGCGACCACGCTGGTGCCGAGCGTCGAGATCCAGGCGCACTCGGCGCCGCTCGGGCTGGCGTTCTACAGGGGAACGGCCTTCCCGCAGCCGTACCAGGGCGACCTGTTCGTGGCGTTACACGGCTCGTGGAACCGTTCCGTGCCCACCGGCTACAAGCTCGTGCGCCTGCACTTCGAGAACGGACAACCGGCCGCGGTGATCGATTTTGCGACCGGCTTTCTCACCGGCGGCCAGGCCTGGTTCCGGCCCGTCGGCATCCTGGAACTGCCGGACGGCTCGCTGCTGGTGAGCGACGACCAGGGCGGCGCCATCCTGCGCATCAGCTACGGCCCCTGA